From Streptomyces durmitorensis, a single genomic window includes:
- a CDS encoding AfsR/SARP family transcriptional regulator translates to MNTDTDYRLLGPVEAWRAGRRLALGGPKPRALLAALLLEPGRVVSVDALIDAIWGERPPDTARSLIQSYVSALRRALSADAIETRPPGYLIHANATLVDRVEFERLAVQGRQAAAEGDHAAAARLLGDALALWRGPALGGIGETLRAMADQLEEARQAALEERIAADLAQTGRERELVAELTALVATHPTRERLRGQLMLALYRLGRQADALAVYVDGRDVLAEELGIDPGPDLRRMHEAILRADEALLPVAPDAPDPAVPRDAVAVPVAALLPPTIGDFTGRDTQLADVRAALSGTREAMPVVVLSGPGGVGKSTLGVRAAHQVADAYPDGQLYAELRGATDPVAPGEVLGRLLYALGADPPDGDAERRDLFRSLVAGRRVLLVLDDAASESQVRPLLPGSATCGVLITARARLGALPCTHRADLDVLDTEPGTELLGRVAGERRVTDEPDAARRIVELCGGLPLAIRIAGARLATRTHWTARMFADRLADEHHRLDELAVGDLEVRAGLGMSYRALDAPARTALRRLGLLAAPDVAAWVVTALLDVPEAEADRVVEQLIDAQLLHCTGVDRAGQPRYRPHDLVRVYAAERADAEDPPAERAAAVGRALGAWLWLTGRAASATPSGAVELHRGLLDAGGPGGAAGEALRKLVCPVGPEATQRALADPAAWFEAEADAIAAAVERAAALDLHTLSCEAAAALCSSAYTVGNRFEAWWRTHDAALAAARRAEDRAGEALLLIGLGQLRYEQDRFPESQGYFKQAAGLCDELGDIRGRAAAFAGLGSALREAGRLRAAQETLVRAVDGFRRLSDDPGIGLSCRYAGSVQLELGDFEASRAFLDESLRAYRRLGSRRGESLTLRSLGLVHRALGEYGAAEDLSGRAVDLLRTLGDPLMLAYAMQARAKSRIRLGRSAEAAAEIRTVLDVCRGQRDRFGEALGLRTLGECELAAGRLDTAEQHLTAAAALWNDLGLPLPRARTLRDLAAAREAAGDRVAAGALRAEAREVFTAYEARERNEPGL, encoded by the coding sequence GTGAACACGGACACCGACTACCGCTTGCTGGGCCCGGTCGAAGCATGGCGCGCGGGCCGTCGGCTCGCCCTGGGCGGGCCCAAGCCCCGAGCGCTCCTTGCTGCGCTGCTCCTGGAGCCGGGGCGCGTGGTGTCCGTCGACGCGCTGATCGACGCCATCTGGGGCGAGAGGCCGCCGGACACGGCACGTTCGCTGATCCAGTCGTACGTCTCCGCGCTGCGCCGCGCGCTGTCCGCCGACGCCATCGAGACCCGGCCGCCGGGCTACCTGATCCACGCGAACGCCACCCTCGTCGACCGTGTCGAGTTCGAGCGCCTGGCCGTACAGGGCAGGCAGGCCGCGGCGGAGGGCGATCACGCTGCGGCCGCCCGGCTGTTGGGGGACGCCCTGGCCCTGTGGCGCGGTCCCGCGCTCGGCGGGATCGGCGAGACGCTGCGGGCCATGGCCGACCAGCTGGAAGAGGCGCGGCAGGCGGCCCTGGAGGAGCGCATCGCCGCGGACCTCGCGCAGACCGGCCGCGAGAGGGAACTGGTGGCCGAGCTCACCGCGTTGGTCGCCACGCACCCCACCCGCGAGCGACTGCGCGGCCAACTGATGCTCGCCCTCTACCGGTTGGGACGCCAGGCCGACGCGCTCGCCGTGTACGTGGACGGGCGCGACGTACTGGCCGAGGAGCTCGGCATCGATCCGGGCCCCGACCTCAGACGGATGCACGAGGCGATCCTGCGGGCGGACGAAGCGCTCCTGCCGGTGGCCCCGGACGCCCCCGACCCCGCGGTGCCCAGGGACGCCGTCGCCGTCCCGGTGGCGGCCCTCCTGCCGCCCACCATCGGTGACTTCACCGGGCGCGACACGCAACTCGCCGATGTACGGGCCGCGCTGTCGGGGACGCGCGAGGCCATGCCGGTCGTCGTGCTGTCCGGGCCCGGCGGCGTCGGCAAGTCCACCCTGGGGGTCCGGGCGGCGCACCAGGTGGCCGACGCTTACCCGGACGGGCAGTTGTACGCCGAGCTGCGGGGAGCGACCGACCCCGTGGCACCCGGCGAGGTGCTCGGGCGGCTCCTGTACGCGTTGGGAGCGGACCCGCCCGACGGGGACGCCGAGCGGCGCGACCTCTTCCGCAGCCTGGTCGCGGGGCGCCGCGTCCTGCTCGTGCTCGACGACGCGGCCAGCGAGTCCCAGGTGCGCCCGCTGCTCCCGGGAAGCGCCACCTGCGGGGTCCTGATCACCGCACGGGCCCGCCTGGGCGCCCTGCCCTGCACCCACCGCGCCGACCTCGACGTGCTCGACACGGAGCCCGGGACCGAACTCCTCGGCCGCGTCGCGGGGGAGCGGCGCGTCACGGACGAACCGGACGCCGCCCGGCGCATCGTCGAGCTGTGCGGCGGGCTCCCGCTCGCCATCCGCATCGCCGGCGCCCGCCTCGCCACCCGCACACACTGGACCGCGCGCATGTTCGCCGACCGGCTCGCGGACGAACACCACCGCCTGGACGAACTCGCCGTCGGCGACCTGGAGGTACGGGCCGGCCTCGGCATGAGCTACCGGGCCCTGGATGCTCCCGCCCGCACCGCCCTGCGCCGCCTGGGCCTGCTCGCCGCGCCCGATGTGGCCGCGTGGGTGGTGACCGCGCTGCTCGACGTGCCGGAGGCCGAGGCCGACCGCGTCGTGGAACAACTCATCGACGCCCAGCTCCTGCACTGCACCGGCGTCGACCGCGCGGGCCAGCCCCGCTACCGGCCCCACGACCTGGTGCGCGTGTACGCCGCTGAACGCGCCGACGCCGAGGACCCACCTGCCGAACGCGCCGCCGCCGTCGGCCGCGCGCTGGGCGCCTGGCTCTGGCTGACCGGCCGCGCCGCGTCCGCGACGCCGTCCGGCGCCGTCGAACTGCACCGCGGCCTCCTGGACGCGGGCGGCCCGGGCGGAGCCGCCGGCGAAGCCCTGCGCAAGCTCGTCTGCCCCGTGGGGCCGGAGGCCACCCAGCGGGCGCTCGCCGACCCGGCCGCCTGGTTCGAGGCCGAGGCCGACGCGATCGCCGCCGCCGTCGAGCGCGCCGCGGCCCTCGACCTGCACACCCTCTCCTGCGAGGCGGCGGCCGCCCTGTGCTCCTCCGCGTACACCGTCGGCAACCGCTTCGAAGCCTGGTGGCGCACCCACGACGCGGCCCTGGCCGCCGCCCGCCGCGCCGAGGACCGCGCGGGCGAGGCCCTGTTGCTCATCGGCCTCGGCCAACTCCGCTACGAACAGGACCGGTTCCCCGAATCGCAGGGCTACTTCAAGCAGGCGGCCGGGCTCTGCGACGAACTCGGTGACATACGCGGCCGGGCCGCCGCCTTCGCCGGGCTCGGCAGCGCGCTGCGGGAAGCGGGGCGGCTGCGCGCGGCGCAGGAGACCCTCGTCCGCGCCGTCGACGGCTTCCGCCGGCTCAGCGACGACCCGGGCATCGGCCTCTCCTGCCGGTACGCCGGATCCGTCCAGCTCGAACTCGGCGACTTCGAGGCCTCGCGCGCCTTCCTCGACGAGTCGCTGCGGGCCTACCGAAGGCTCGGCAGCCGCCGCGGCGAGTCCCTCACGCTGCGCTCGCTGGGCTTGGTGCACCGCGCGCTCGGCGAGTACGGGGCCGCGGAGGACCTCTCCGGCCGTGCGGTGGACCTCCTGCGCACGCTGGGTGACCCGCTCATGCTCGCGTACGCGATGCAGGCCAGGGCCAAGTCCCGTATCAGGCTGGGCCGTTCGGCCGAAGCGGCGGCAGAGATCCGCACGGTACTCGACGTCTGCCGAGGGCAGCGCGACCGCTTCGGCGAGGCACTGGGCCTGCGCACCCTCGGCGAGTGCGAGCTCGCCGCGGGCCGCCTCGACACCGCGGAACAGCACCTGACCGCGGCCGCCGCCCTCTGGAACGACCTGGGGCTGCCGCTGCCCCGCGCCCGCACCCTGCGCGATCTCGCCGCGGCGCGGGAGGCCGCGGGCGACCGGGTGGCGGCAGGTGCGCTGCGCGCCGAGGCGCGGGAGGTCTTCACGGCGTACGAGGCGCGCGAACGGAACGAGCCGGGACTCTGA
- a CDS encoding M15 family metallopeptidase produces MSPIILMNDPRVVGIQVEECGEALVDLRQLPFLDVDDRLADPAGSYAQLREGVAWRLARAARLLPEGLRFLVTEGYRPLALQIQYFDDYAAELRKANPDWSDAYLHRQTSRSLSPPEVGPHVAGAAVDLTLCTTSGTELDLGTPVNASPEESEGACYMDCDLITPTARRNRRTLTAALATAGLVNYPTEWWHWSYGDRYWALTTEAPTARYGPMTLEPPAENPNGPNMRR; encoded by the coding sequence ATGTCGCCGATCATCCTCATGAACGACCCCAGAGTCGTCGGCATACAGGTCGAGGAATGCGGCGAAGCCCTCGTCGACCTGCGCCAACTGCCCTTCCTGGACGTCGACGACCGCCTCGCCGACCCGGCCGGGTCCTACGCCCAGCTGCGCGAGGGCGTCGCCTGGCGCCTGGCCCGCGCCGCCCGGCTGCTGCCCGAGGGCCTGCGCTTCCTGGTCACCGAGGGATACCGCCCGCTCGCCCTGCAGATCCAGTACTTCGACGACTACGCGGCCGAGCTCAGGAAGGCCAACCCCGACTGGTCGGACGCCTACCTCCACCGGCAGACGAGCCGCTCCCTCTCGCCGCCCGAAGTGGGCCCGCACGTCGCGGGCGCCGCGGTCGACCTGACCCTGTGCACCACGTCCGGCACCGAACTCGATCTCGGCACCCCGGTCAACGCGAGCCCCGAGGAGAGCGAGGGCGCCTGCTACATGGACTGCGACCTCATCACCCCGACCGCCCGCCGCAACCGCCGCACCCTCACCGCCGCTCTCGCCACGGCGGGCCTGGTCAACTACCCCACGGAGTGGTGGCACTGGTCCTACGGCGACCGCTACTGGGCCCTGACGACCGAGGCACCCACCGCGCGGTACGGACCGATGACGCTCGAGCCCCCGGCCGAGAATCCGAACGGTCCGAACATGCGGCGATGA
- a CDS encoding LLM class flavin-dependent oxidoreductase — MPLTFHWFLPTNGDSRHIVGGGHGVPTGAAGGDRPATLAYLTQVARTAEQLGFEGALTPTGAWCEDAWLTTAMLVQSTERLKFLVAFRPGLVTPTLAAQMAATYQRHSGGRLLLNIVTGGEDHEQRAYGDFLGKDERYARCDEFLHIVRSLWRGETVDFRGDHERVEQARLARLPAPVPPVYFGGSSKAAGPVAARHSDVYLTWGEPPAQVAEKIAWIRTLARAEGREVRFGIRLHVIARDTAEEAWAQANRLLSGTDPSVISEVQQGLARSGSEGQKRMLALHGGNTDRLEIYPNLWAGIGLLRGGAGTALVGSHTEIADRIAEYHALGIDEFVLSGYPHVEEAYWFGEGVLPQLATRGLWRHPAAASLDETPAAVPFAS, encoded by the coding sequence ATGCCCCTGACCTTCCATTGGTTCCTGCCCACCAACGGCGACAGCCGCCACATCGTCGGCGGCGGCCACGGCGTGCCCACCGGTGCCGCCGGGGGCGACCGCCCCGCCACACTCGCCTACCTCACCCAAGTGGCGCGTACGGCAGAACAGTTGGGCTTCGAGGGAGCACTCACCCCCACCGGCGCCTGGTGCGAGGACGCCTGGCTGACCACGGCGATGCTGGTGCAGTCGACCGAGCGCCTGAAGTTCCTGGTGGCCTTCCGCCCCGGTCTCGTCACTCCGACCCTCGCCGCGCAGATGGCGGCGACCTATCAGCGGCACTCCGGCGGACGCCTGCTCCTCAACATCGTCACGGGCGGCGAGGACCACGAGCAGCGCGCGTACGGGGACTTCCTCGGCAAGGACGAGCGCTACGCCCGCTGCGACGAGTTCCTGCACATCGTCCGCTCCCTGTGGCGCGGCGAGACCGTCGACTTCCGAGGTGACCACGAACGCGTCGAACAGGCCCGCCTCGCCCGCCTCCCCGCCCCGGTGCCACCGGTCTACTTCGGCGGCTCGTCAAAGGCGGCGGGCCCGGTGGCGGCCCGCCACAGCGACGTGTACCTCACCTGGGGCGAACCACCTGCCCAAGTGGCCGAAAAGATCGCCTGGATCCGCACACTGGCCAGGGCCGAGGGCCGCGAGGTCCGCTTCGGCATCCGCCTGCATGTCATCGCCCGTGACACGGCCGAGGAAGCCTGGGCCCAGGCGAACCGCCTCCTGTCGGGCACCGACCCGTCCGTGATCAGCGAGGTGCAGCAGGGCCTGGCCCGCTCCGGCTCCGAGGGCCAGAAGCGCATGCTGGCCCTGCACGGCGGCAACACCGACCGCCTGGAGATCTACCCGAACCTATGGGCAGGCATTGGCCTCCTGCGGGGCGGCGCGGGCACGGCCCTGGTCGGCTCGCACACGGAGATCGCCGACCGCATCGCGGAGTACCACGCCCTGGGCATCGACGAGTTCGTGCTCTCCGGCTACCCGCACGTGGAGGAGGCGTACTGGTTCGGCGAGGGCGTGCTGCCGCAGCTGGCCACGCGGGGCCTTTGGCGCCACCCCGCGGCGGCATCACTCGACGAGACACCGGCGGCGGTGCCGTTCGCCTCGTAG
- a CDS encoding acyl-CoA dehydrogenase family protein: MAGPSSVRSLGEAFTELTAGDASVGQIPQNHYFFVNVLAHAGTEEQRAFFYREVIAGRHFGNALSERGTRTAREFAIGFERHPDGGRVLNGTKFYATGSLFAHWIPVYADDEEGRTHAAWVPADHPGVRVEDDWNGMGQRTTGSGTVRFDQVRVPAEHIVPVYSVFEKDEVFGAFGQYLHAAIDTGIAVGALREGKRLIHSLARPRLEASVERAADEGAVIDGFGELALRVRSARALLREAGDALDAARAELTEQSAAEASAAVAAARAQSDAVALAVSSGIFELIGTRAADRDLNLHRHWRNARTHTLHDPRRLKLRHLGDWELNDTPPPRNGLV; the protein is encoded by the coding sequence ATGGCGGGCCCGAGCTCGGTGCGCAGCCTGGGCGAGGCGTTCACGGAGCTGACGGCCGGTGACGCGAGCGTCGGCCAGATCCCGCAGAACCACTACTTCTTCGTCAACGTCCTGGCCCACGCGGGCACCGAGGAGCAGCGCGCCTTCTTCTACCGGGAGGTCATCGCGGGGCGGCACTTCGGCAACGCGCTCTCCGAACGAGGCACCCGTACGGCCCGTGAGTTCGCCATCGGCTTCGAACGGCACCCCGACGGCGGCCGCGTCCTGAACGGCACCAAGTTCTACGCGACCGGATCGCTCTTCGCGCACTGGATCCCGGTGTACGCCGACGACGAGGAGGGCCGCACGCATGCCGCCTGGGTGCCGGCCGACCATCCCGGCGTGCGCGTCGAGGACGACTGGAACGGCATGGGCCAGCGCACCACCGGCAGCGGCACCGTCCGCTTCGACCAGGTGCGGGTGCCCGCCGAGCACATCGTGCCCGTGTACTCGGTCTTCGAGAAGGACGAGGTGTTCGGCGCCTTCGGCCAGTATCTGCACGCGGCCATCGACACGGGCATCGCGGTCGGCGCCCTGCGCGAGGGCAAGCGGCTCATCCATTCCCTGGCCCGCCCCCGCCTGGAGGCGAGCGTGGAGCGCGCCGCGGACGAGGGCGCGGTCATCGACGGCTTCGGCGAACTCGCCCTGCGGGTGCGCTCCGCGCGCGCCCTGCTGCGCGAGGCCGGTGACGCCCTGGACGCCGCCCGCGCCGAACTGACCGAGCAGAGCGCCGCCGAGGCGTCGGCCGCGGTGGCCGCGGCCCGCGCGCAGTCCGACGCGGTGGCCCTGGCCGTCTCCAGCGGCATCTTCGAGCTCATCGGCACCCGCGCAGCGGACCGGGACCTGAACCTCCACCGGCACTGGCGCAACGCCCGCACCCACACCTTGCACGACCCACGCCGTCTCAAGCTCCGCCACCTGGGCGACTGGGAGCTCAACGACACCCCGCCGCCCCGCAACGGCCTGGTGTGA
- the ssuE gene encoding NADPH-dependent FMN reductase, whose product MATVLTLTGSASAPGSSRTARLVKHLGRDLAAQGHRVRSLDVRTLPAEALLSADTSHPAVAEAVALVEDADALVVGTPVYKAAYSGVLKTFLDLLPQYALRGKPVLPLATGGSPAHVLAVDYALRPVLTSLGAEVTQGWFVLDRHITAADDGTVSLTPDADAGLAPVVDRFREVLAEPTRLAVA is encoded by the coding sequence ATGGCCACCGTTCTCACGCTCACCGGCAGCGCATCCGCCCCCGGCTCCTCCCGCACCGCGCGTCTCGTCAAGCACCTGGGCCGCGACCTCGCCGCGCAGGGGCACCGGGTGCGGTCACTGGACGTACGCACGCTGCCCGCCGAAGCGCTCCTGTCCGCGGACACCTCGCATCCCGCCGTCGCCGAGGCGGTCGCCCTCGTCGAGGACGCCGACGCGCTCGTGGTCGGCACACCCGTCTACAAGGCGGCGTACTCAGGCGTACTCAAGACCTTCCTCGACCTCCTTCCGCAGTACGCGCTGCGCGGCAAGCCCGTCCTGCCGCTGGCCACCGGCGGCTCCCCCGCCCATGTCCTCGCCGTCGACTACGCGCTGCGGCCCGTCCTCACCTCGCTCGGTGCCGAGGTAACCCAGGGCTGGTTCGTCCTGGACCGCCACATCACGGCCGCCGACGACGGGACGGTCAGCCTCACGCCCGACGCGGACGCCGGCCTCGCGCCCGTCGTCGACCGCTTCCGCGAGGTGCTCGCGGAGCCGACGCGGCTCGCGGTCGCGTGA
- a CDS encoding putative leader peptide: protein MNAVRSPLTRRRYVDLARVCSACCRHGR from the coding sequence ATGAATGCAGTGCGATCCCCCCTCACGCGGCGACGGTACGTCGACCTCGCGCGGGTGTGCAGCGCCTGCTGTCGCCACGGCCGCTGA
- a CDS encoding LysR family transcriptional regulator → MRTEQLEYIEAVTRLGSLRRAAGELHLSQPALSETVRNLERELGVSLLDRHRSGVKVSDEGRELLPHIIGVLESVDRLRRAAHDQHQSSRVVRVGTVNAATAPLLVPAVRAFRETHPATQVEMVGSQQDDIHRGLREGRFDLGLVNYLDGDDTPPDVDTTELLRGRPVVCLHPDSPLARLKAVSPADLETEPFIAMRAGYVMHRYAHRLLGGSPPSFAYSTDGAELGKLMVAEGLGAALLPDFSVIGDPLERAGMITHRPLTDETTRVLVVLQRRRSDSFPRAVRELHEAFVTRATGLRERP, encoded by the coding sequence ATGCGGACGGAGCAGCTCGAGTACATCGAGGCGGTCACCCGGCTCGGCTCACTGCGCCGCGCCGCGGGCGAACTCCACCTCTCCCAGCCCGCGTTGAGCGAGACCGTGCGGAACCTCGAGCGGGAGCTCGGCGTCTCGCTCCTGGACCGTCACCGCTCCGGCGTGAAGGTCAGCGACGAGGGCCGTGAGCTCCTGCCGCACATCATCGGCGTACTGGAGTCGGTGGACCGGCTGCGCAGGGCCGCGCACGATCAGCACCAGTCCAGCCGTGTGGTGCGCGTCGGCACGGTGAACGCGGCGACGGCCCCGCTCCTGGTCCCCGCCGTGCGCGCCTTCCGGGAGACCCACCCGGCGACACAGGTGGAGATGGTCGGCTCGCAGCAGGACGACATCCACCGCGGCCTGCGCGAGGGGCGCTTCGACCTGGGCCTGGTCAACTACCTGGACGGCGACGACACCCCGCCCGACGTCGACACCACGGAGCTGCTGCGCGGCAGGCCCGTCGTCTGCCTGCACCCGGACAGCCCGCTGGCCCGTCTCAAGGCGGTCTCGCCCGCAGACCTGGAGACGGAACCGTTCATCGCGATGCGCGCCGGCTACGTCATGCACCGCTACGCCCACCGCCTCCTCGGCGGCTCACCGCCGTCCTTCGCGTACTCCACGGACGGCGCGGAACTGGGCAAGCTGATGGTGGCCGAAGGCCTAGGGGCCGCGCTCCTGCCCGACTTCAGCGTCATCGGCGACCCGCTGGAGCGGGCCGGAATGATCACGCACCGCCCGCTCACGGACGAGACCACCCGTGTCCTCGTGGTCCTTCAGCGCCGCCGCAGTGATTCCTTTCCGCGGGCCGTGAGGGAGCTGCACGAGGCCTTCGTGACCAGGGCGACGGGGCTCAGGGAGCGTCCGTGA
- a CDS encoding DUF6069 family protein: protein MEPPRQPYGYEPGYDNGSPQGYSGPSGYGQPSEYGNQAPPSRSRVDAGRLWIGGLVTALVAALTAVVGLLLVRGILGIPVFAPEGDGAMGDASTGLLAGGAALAALAATLLLHLLMLGTPQAGRFLVWIVSLTTVVMVLLPFTFYASLEAQIGTAAVYLAIGVAIGSLLSAVARGAVRGSQGQ from the coding sequence ATGGAGCCACCACGTCAGCCCTACGGCTACGAACCGGGGTACGACAACGGATCGCCACAGGGCTACAGCGGGCCTTCCGGCTACGGGCAGCCCTCCGAGTACGGGAACCAGGCGCCGCCCTCGCGCTCCCGCGTCGACGCCGGGCGGCTGTGGATCGGCGGCCTGGTCACCGCGCTGGTCGCCGCCCTCACCGCCGTCGTCGGGCTGCTGCTCGTACGGGGCATCCTCGGCATCCCGGTCTTCGCGCCCGAAGGTGACGGCGCGATGGGCGATGCCTCGACCGGGCTGCTGGCCGGCGGTGCCGCGCTGGCCGCCCTTGCGGCGACGCTCCTGCTGCATCTCCTGATGCTCGGCACGCCCCAGGCAGGCCGCTTCCTTGTCTGGATCGTCTCCCTGACCACCGTCGTGATGGTGCTGCTGCCCTTCACCTTCTACGCGTCGCTCGAAGCCCAGATCGGCACGGCGGCCGTCTACCTGGCCATTGGCGTCGCCATCGGCTCGCTTCTGTCGGCCGTGGCGCGCGGGGCCGTGCGCGGCAGTCAGGGGCAGTGA
- a CDS encoding STAS domain-containing protein, with protein MSGLVHTEDAIMINGAPPASNGHLHTYRTQGHLVLEFRGAIDISAALDMAPALDAHTARPALTAIIDLSPVDFFDCSGLRLLCRARRRILEHGGRLQLVCSRPLTLHILRVTGLLPVFDPVPCLADALGQPDAEAG; from the coding sequence ATGTCAGGCCTCGTCCACACCGAGGATGCCATCATGATCAACGGCGCCCCGCCCGCCAGCAACGGGCATCTGCACACCTACCGCACGCAAGGTCATCTGGTCCTGGAGTTCCGCGGCGCCATCGACATCAGCGCCGCCCTCGACATGGCCCCTGCCCTGGACGCACACACAGCACGGCCCGCCCTCACCGCGATCATCGACCTCAGCCCTGTCGACTTCTTCGACTGCTCGGGCCTGCGCCTGCTGTGCCGGGCCCGCCGGCGCATCCTGGAACACGGCGGCCGCCTGCAACTGGTCTGCTCCCGCCCGCTGACCCTGCACATCCTGCGGGTGACCGGCCTCCTTCCGGTCTTCGACCCCGTTCCCTGCCTCGCGGACGCCCTGGGCCAGCCCGATGCGGAAGCCGGCTGA
- a CDS encoding DUF2252 domain-containing protein — MTETTHHHLTPQQRAALGRAGRSRARRSCHAEFAPAPDRPDPVDVIERQSASRIPELVPIRYGRMLESPFRFFRGAAAIMATDLATTPDSGLRAQLCGDAHMLNFRLLASPERHLMFDVNDFDETLPGPWEWDVKRLVVSLVIAGRENGFSPSQRARVVRSTVRSYRESMRGFARMRTLDVWYSRIDVEDLHATLSAKLDSRARRRVSRTISKARTRDHLQALEKLARVVDGQLRIAPDPPLITPLDDLMPGVERKELEHQLRDLIDRYATTLPADRRALLAQYRVVDMARKVVGVGSVGTRCWIILLLGRDDGDPLLLQAKEAPASVLAEFAGASSHLNQGERVVAGQRLMQATSDMFLGWERVEGLDGRERDFYVRQLRDWKAIPQAELMTPDVMRLFGRMCGATIARAHARSGDRIAIAAYLGGSDSFDRALARFAESYADQNERDHRALAAAVRDGRVTAAPDPSA, encoded by the coding sequence ATGACCGAGACCACGCACCATCACCTCACCCCGCAGCAGCGGGCGGCCCTGGGTAGGGCGGGCCGGTCCCGTGCCCGGCGGTCCTGCCACGCCGAGTTCGCGCCCGCGCCCGACCGGCCCGACCCCGTCGACGTGATCGAGCGGCAGTCGGCGAGCCGGATCCCCGAGCTCGTGCCGATCCGCTACGGCCGCATGCTCGAATCGCCGTTCCGCTTCTTCCGCGGGGCGGCCGCCATCATGGCCACCGACCTGGCCACCACCCCGGACAGCGGTCTGCGGGCCCAGCTGTGCGGGGACGCGCACATGTTGAACTTCCGGCTGCTCGCCTCGCCGGAGCGGCATCTGATGTTCGACGTCAACGACTTCGACGAGACGCTTCCCGGACCGTGGGAGTGGGACGTCAAACGCCTCGTGGTGAGCCTCGTCATCGCCGGGCGCGAGAACGGCTTCAGCCCCTCGCAGCGGGCCCGCGTGGTGCGATCGACGGTCCGCTCGTACCGGGAGTCGATGCGGGGATTCGCCCGGATGCGGACGCTCGACGTGTGGTACTCCCGCATCGACGTGGAGGATCTGCACGCCACGCTGTCGGCCAAGCTGGACTCGCGAGCGCGGCGGAGGGTGTCCCGCACGATCAGCAAGGCCCGCACCCGTGACCATCTCCAGGCCCTGGAGAAACTGGCCCGGGTGGTCGACGGCCAGCTGCGGATCGCCCCCGACCCGCCCCTGATCACTCCGCTCGACGACCTCATGCCGGGGGTCGAGCGCAAGGAGCTCGAACATCAGCTGCGGGACCTGATCGACCGGTACGCGACGACGCTTCCCGCCGACCGCCGGGCCCTGCTGGCCCAGTACCGGGTGGTCGACATGGCGCGGAAGGTGGTCGGGGTGGGCAGCGTGGGGACGCGCTGCTGGATCATCCTGCTGCTCGGCCGGGACGACGGTGACCCGCTGCTGCTGCAGGCGAAGGAAGCACCGGCGTCGGTGCTCGCGGAGTTCGCGGGCGCGAGCAGCCACCTCAACCAGGGCGAACGGGTCGTCGCCGGGCAGCGTCTGATGCAGGCGACCAGCGACATGTTCCTGGGCTGGGAGCGGGTCGAAGGGCTCGACGGTCGTGAACGCGACTTCTACGTACGGCAGTTGCGGGACTGGAAGGCCATCCCCCAGGCCGAGCTGATGACCCCCGACGTCATGCGCCTCTTCGGCCGGATGTGCGGTGCGACCATCGCCCGCGCGCATGCCCGCTCCGGTGACCGGATCGCCATCGCCGCCTATCTGGGCGGCTCCGATTCCTTCGACCGCGCCCTGGCCCGGTTCGCGGAGTCGTACGCCGACCAGAACGAGCGTGACCACCGGGCGCTGGCCGCCGCGGTGCGGGACGGCCGGGTGACCGCGGCGCCGGATCCGTCGGCGTGA